A segment of the Necator americanus strain Aroian chromosome IV, whole genome shotgun sequence genome:
GGTCCTCAATTCACCTCAAACgtgcttaaaaaaaatggcgcttgttcctacgaggtacgttggaACGCGCCCTTTGTACACGATCCAGTCCCCTTAGaagcttattcattggttttagttgaatatgctgctgagaagatctcattgatcttcgaccgctcgctcataGATGCGGAGCGTGCGCGAGTGAGGAGTGTTTTAACgtttctcgtaggaacaaaaacAGTTTCCCACGTAGTTtctcaggacgattagggagagttGAGCGAAGCTacactcatattcgtaatttacACTCCgaattctatattttccatGAAGTTTTCACAttacatcaatttcgtgatacgctgcctttaaaaaataatgccGGGTAGATAAACTACTAACCTAAGCATACGAAGAGGACGCTTCGTTTTCCTTGCATAttcaaattggaaaaaagggaaagaataAGCAGTCTATGTGATGAGctgaaatatgagaaaaagtgAACATAGTCATTAGAAAGCTAATTGGTGTAAAGACACAGCAGTGGTGAAACAGCAACTAAAAGAAGTGGTGAATGAATAGAAAGCGATAGCAAGGGCAGCTTATAATCGAAGCACCTCAATTGAGGGATGAGGGAAAgctgaggaaaattgaaaaaatagatcACTAAACAGTACACACAGGCGTATTTTGGGATAAACGTACCTATGGGGTTACTCAacacttatttctggaagtaaataactaagtctGTCGGCGTCCGAGGgcttaagcattagtcttagaggatctacgaCATATAAGTTAAAgtaactaagagaaaaaaagtaagatagagggTCCAGTAATAAGGGAGCCACGAGTGCGCACCCCAACCCCCTCCTCCCGCCCCCAAACACACCCAAATCTTTAAAAGGACGAGGTGAACACCCACATTTCCCCCGTATTTTTCACATCTCAATCCAAAAACGTTTATCTAGGAATTAAAATGTTTCACTTTCAATGGACCTCGGTATAGTAAgatgtcatattgatttttcaagaGCTCCTACACGGGGTTGTTAATTGGATCTATTGGCTAAGGTTTATTTGCAGGAACGTTAGCTAATAAGATCAATCAACAACTTTGTGTACAgctcataaaaaaatcaatagtcTAGGAATTGTTTCCTCTCAGCGCAACAACAAATATTCGCATAAGAATTTGTGAATAGACGAAGAAGACTAGGATAAAATCTGCGATTGAAGAAAAGCCAGGAATAATAGATAGATAGAATGAAGAAGAACGGGTTAATTACACACAAGCTTCGCATTtacattcttcattttacCTATGGTAATACTTCTTTGGACggatttgtttcattttaccAAGTCCATTGGAGATTTACGCGGTTTCTGGTTTGTTCGAGAATTGGAATTGATCAGTGGCAACACGTTGTCTTCttacaaatgaaaatttctaacCATTCCTTAACATGCTGGAGTGTGCCCAAAATAGATATAGCCAGAGGGTAGCATCGCTACCGATATCTGGATATTGAGAAGAATATCAGGATAGAAAGATAAGAACTACTACTGGTCAGCGGAGagaaaacagaaggaaaaagttcaaaagagAAGAGTGGAAATGCTTCCGCATTGATTACGTAGTAGCAAATTTCTTGGATAACAGAAAGAACaagaatggaacaaaaaaccTAAACAAACACCACTAACCAAGTATTTCGTAGGTTGGATACGCAAAATCCCACCACTTAAATTTTGCGTGTCTTGGGAAGACCATTCTGTGTAGGTGCACAGGGTCTCACTAACTTCGCGACATGTCGGGACGGTACTATATAGGATCTTGAAAATTGGACTTCTATGTTCATCTTATAGTCTCGTGTTTTCTATATCTTTGTATAGTTCAATCTAGCATTAAAAgtgcttgaaggcatcaccccacgaatctggagtggacgaatttccggtggagtattggtATAAGGGATTGcaaattattgagagaagggtgattccgcttatttcttcttaattgccgtagaaaagggcccggaagatacggcttcgagcgttccggcgcactactcTCCAGAAGGAGTTCGgtttgagcgcgccagccttgtgcggcgccgcatcttctgggccgttttttacggcaattaggaagaaatggacggaatcattaccctctccataatctactatcttgtatacgaatactccacctgaaatccgtaccaccccagattcgtggggtgatgcctttattttGATGGAAAGGAAGGTCGCTAGGATCACCTTCAGCATAATTTCGGCCTAGAACACGAAAATAACATCAGAACATCGTGGAAAATGAAACCGCACCCAGTTTTCGCCACAACAAATTAACGGAAGAACTCCAGTTCTCATTCACTCCACTTCTAGAGTTGAGATTTAGGTCAATCACCACTTTTTGTGACGCTCTGTTGGCATGAAAAAGTGTTTAATATACCGGATAATACACAATAGATGAAGATAAGCTGCAGCACCTCACGAAAAACGCTCCATGTCACCGATGATCGTCGTTTTTCTTCCGGATAGGTCCAACACGTCAAGTAAAGTGTCTTTTGCAACGCAGCCCATACGCATTATACATGACGCTTACATAGGAGTGAGCTGCTGAACTGGTATCCCCACAGAATTCGTTTTCCCTGTGGATAATGCATGGATGTTGTGGTGTGTTCTTTAGTATTTTATACATATCCATATCttgatttttcaatgttttttcctCCTACGAAGGTAGCCAGATCAACATCCTCTGGACTACTCGCTCATACGTTTTTAATCGTAGCAAATTTTGGGCACTTCCTTATTTCTAGATTGTAAGACATGCTTGACGTCATCGTATAGCTTTATTTGCAGTGATGATAACCTCCTGCCGGAATTTGCTCGGCGGAATAGCTCGACTTGCCGAGCAATCGTCTAGAAACATAGCCCGCATACCTCATTATGAATATCATATCAGGTTTAGCCCAAAGGATGGAAGGAAACGACCATCTCAGGATGTACTTGATAGGTTGGTTTACGTTTAAATTGTATGGAATTTCTTCTGGCgatgttttgagaaaaatgtttcTCAGTAGGATCGTTCTGCCGTTATAATATTGTTGGCGATAACAACCAACATTGGTTATTGTCGCGTCAAAATGAATCTGGGCGCAGAAGCGGAGGCGGCACGGTGGAGCTGGGATGGATGGATGGGACCACAGCGAACTGCAGTGCTGAGTGGTACTAGCAAGGgtctcgattctaaccgctacactcctCCGCGTCGGTCCCGCTTGGTTCACAACCACTGGCTCCGttgcaccgctttgagcgcaggcgcttacgcaactgcacctgtAGTATTGTCTTTTTATACCAGTAAGATCTCTACTAGGTCTTTCATCAGTATGAACTACAGTAGATTGCAGCAGTTCTGTCTGAACTACAATAGGCAGTAGTGTGTTTGCGATAGTAGAATCTTCTGGAGGCATAAGATAGCTCAAAATCATACTAAAGACACCTGCTTTTGGGCCCACATCTCGATCTTCTGTAAGTCTTTGTCCTTCGGGAAATTCAACTGTAAATTCCGATTTTTGCTTAGAGAAAGGGGTTGTCGAAAGTCTCCAGAATCGCTATAGAAGTGCGGGCTTTCTTTGCAGTTTGAAAACGCCGTTAAATTAacaagaaaatttagaaaaaaaaaacgttttcaaaTTCTCCGCGCAAGCTTTTGTTTATTACAGATTCAAACGACTTGGCAACGGTATGTGGATACGAGCGCATCGTGGTAAAAATAAGTTGAGGTATATGAAGGACGATAAGTTTTTGGAGACAAGTCTTTACTATGAGACGTGTACAAAAGTAAGTCTTCATTGTTGGTATATCAATTTATTTCTGTTAAAAACGCTGCTGACTATCTAGAACTCAAAAGtagcttcttttattttttttatctacttttttttcgcaatgcAGCTGTTTCCAATCCATTTGATCGTGTCTCTTTGCTTCTCAAAAGTTCTCTCTTAAAGGAGGAGTGTGAAATGCTGGACAAGATGATGACACCGTACTGGTTGCGTCGTCATCACTATCCTAACGATCCATACGCAGCTTACCATGTAAGACATGGTATAGACGCTCCAAGGGTTGATGACAAGGGCAAAATGTTGCGAGAACGTGAAAAGGTACGCATTCTGTTTTGTATGTATTATTAGCTTTGTCGGTTATTCTGTATGGAGTTTTATGCTCAAACTTCAGGTGAACTTGTTCTGTTAgcattttcttatcttttttctttgtagtttGACATAGGAACGATGTAAAACATAATTTACATcgtttctaatttcttctaattAAGGGTGCTGAGAGTATATGTACTTAGACCTTTAATTCAAAAGTAAGTGACTCGACATCCCTCATTTATGAGCTGAGCTAGGTAGATGAAGTTAGATAGTGTTTTCATACAAAACGGGCGTAATGatatactttttttgtt
Coding sequences within it:
- a CDS encoding hypothetical protein (NECATOR_CHRIV.G13691.T1) — translated: MHGCCVMITSCRNLLGGIARLAEQSSRNIARIPHYEYHIRFSPKDGRKRPSQDVLDRFKRLGNGMWIRAHRGKNKLRYMKDDKFLETSLYYETCTKEECEMLDKMMTPYWLRRHHYPNDPYAAYHVRHGIDAPRVDDKGKMLREREKILLDDTTADRYFRDR
- a CDS encoding hypothetical protein (NECATOR_CHRIV.G13691.T2), coding for MHGCCVMITSCRNLLGGIARLAEQSSRNIARIPHYEYHIRFSPKDGRKRPSQDVLDRFKRLGNGMWIRAHRGKNKLRYMKDDKFLETSLYYETCTKEECEMLDKMMTPYWLRRHHYPNDPYAAYHVRHGIDAPRVDDKGKMLREREKILLDDTTADRLLWSILRISIIYPLTRIVVLSSIVGALHKQL